From the genome of Tripterygium wilfordii isolate XIE 37 chromosome 6, ASM1340144v1, whole genome shotgun sequence:
GGTTACAAATATTTTGTCacctttgttgatgacttttcTAGATTCACCTGGTTGTATCtcttgagatcaaaaagtgaggTTGCTAGtgtttttcaagattttcataGTCTGATCAACACTCAATTCTCTTCTAAAATTAAGATTCTTTGAtcagataatggcacagaatatatgtctcatatcatgacacaatacttgagcatgcatggcatcattcatcaaactagctgtgttggtactccacaacaaaatggtattgctgaaagaaaaaatcgcgacttgcttgagaaaacaagatctctaatgtttcaaatgaatGTTCCCAAACAATTTTGGACCCAAGGTGTACTCACCGCTACTTATCTCAAAAATCGCTTGCCTagtagaattttgaatttcacttctccATCTGAGTTGTTGACAGGAAAGCAGCCGAATTTATCTCATCTTAAAATCTTTGGGTGTACTTGTTATGTGCATATTCAAGCAATTCACCGTGACAAGTTAGATCCAAGGGCAGCCAAGTGTGTTTTCTTGGGATATTCATCTACAAAGAAGGGATACAAGTGTTATGATCCCATCTCTAAAAAGCTCATTGTAACAAGGGATGTTAGGTTCGACGAAAACACTCCATATTATTCTCAGTCTCGTGGCAGTTCAAGTCAGGGGGAGTCAACTTTAATTCCACTACCAACTCTGGATATGTCTCATGATTGGTTATCTATTGTTCCACGGGTGGGTTTTGTTGATCCACATGCAACATCTGACAGTGAACAAATATCCACTCCAACACCAGTCGTAGTAACTCCCACTGAGTCGGTTCTAGAGACTAATGTGGAAACTGATATGCAAAATTCTGATCTGTCTATTCGACGTAATCCTACTCGTGACCGACGACCACCATCAAAGCTTCAGGACTATGTGTCATACTCGGTAAGACACCCAGTCACTAATGTTCTTGGCTATCATAAACTGTCCTCTTCTCATGCAGCCTATCTTAGCAACATCCTTGACAAAACTGAACCTCAAAGCTTTTCTGAAGCTAATCAAAAATAGGTTTGGCAAAAGGCTATGCAAGAGGAGCTTCAGGCTCTAGCTGATAATCATacttggagtgttgttcaaCTTCCAAAGAATAAGAAAGCTGTCGGCAGTCGTTGGGTatacaaaaccaaattcaaatccGATGGTTCTATTGAAAGGCATAAGGCaagattggttgcacaaggcTTTACCCAAACTTATGGAGTCGACTACACGGAGACTTTTGCGCCGGTGGCAAAAATGACAACTGTTCGTACTTTGCTATCGATTGCTATAAATCATGGCTGGTCTTTATCTCAAATGGACGTGAAAAACGCATTCTTACATGGCAATCTCCTCGAGGAAGTTTATATGAAACTACCGCCGGGTCACCCTCAAAGCAGTAATCCACAATTGGTTTGTAAGCTTCATAAATCCATCTATGGATTGAAACAGTCACCCCGTGCCTGGTATGCCAAGGTGAGTATGGTACTTGAGGAACTTGAGTTCAAAAGGAGTAACGCTGAtcactctttgtttgttctcaTCAAGAATGGGGTACGATTAGTAGTTttaatttatgtcgatgaccTTATTATTACTGGTGATAATATTGCAGCCATCTCCAATATTAAAAAAGTTCTTCATCAAAAGTTTGCCATTAAAGATCTTGGggtccttaaatattttttgggaatcGAAATGGCTACATCTCACAAAGGTcttgttttgaatcaaagaaagtATGTGTTAGATTTGTTGTGTGAAGTTGACATGCTCGATTGCAAGCCTGCAAATACACCGTTGGACAGTAAACTAAACTTGGCTGTAGATGGTGAATCTCTTCGGTCGCCTCAAATTTATCAAAGGTTGGTAGGTAAGCTTATTTACCTCACCATTACTCGACCCGATATTAGTCATGCAGTCagtattgtgagtcaatttatgcactctCCAACCATTGTTCATATGGGAATTGTTAAACGAATTCTTAGATATTTGAAGGGGTCTATTGGTCGTGGTCTACTTATGAAGAACAATGGTCATACACAAATAATCGGCTACACCGACGCTGATTGGGCCGGCAACTCTCTTGATCGTAAATCCACTACTGGctattgtatatttgttggtGGCAATCTTGTTTCGTGGAAGAGTAAAAAACAGCtcgtggttgctcgttctagcgctgaagccgaatatcgtgcaatggcttcCACTGCTTCTGAACTTATCTGGCTAAAGGCATTGTTGGTCGATCTTGGTTTTCTTCatcctcaaccaatgactctctGCTGCGATAATCAAGCCACCATGCATATTGCCTCCAATCCAGTATTTCATGAGagaaccaaacatattgaagtcgATTGTCATTACGTCCGCGAAAAAGTTCAGTCTCAGTTAATTTCTACCAAATATACTCGAAGTCaagaccaacttgcggacatgttCACTAAGGCTCTTTCTTCAGCTCAATTTCATTGGTTACTTTCCAAGCTTGGATCAATCAATATCCttgctccagcttgagggggagtattggatgtcattagtcaactttgatggctgccaaccttcaaccttgatggctgccaaccttcaaccttgatggctgccaactttgaatgtgttcattagtcattaattgtgttcacatatcattagtcagtaacatagctagaagtgcggagatgcatatgatcttgttactatatatactagggttgtaattccataaatgttaagaatacaaaaacacttattcttccatatcttccttttcttcagaGCCTCCAACGGTGTTGTCTAGGGAGATCTGAAGACCTACCGAGAAGAAGAAAATGCGATGATGTTTCTTGTTCAACATTTTCCTCTTCAACATCCAAGATCTACAAGATCGCTTACTAATTCTTGTTGTTTCATCCATTCATGTTGTTGATTTGACCTTATTTTAATGATTGAAGGATACagtgtcttattacattattctgAAAGGGAACAGTGTAAAAAAGGTTTTGAGTTAATTTATTTGCATTTCAGTTtcatagaaaatgaattgaaattattttggATGGAATTTTTATTGGATTTTATGCTCTGACtcattgaatttaattaattaattatattgtcaatataattagttacactgtccATTAGGACAACGTAATAAAAAACTGTATCAATTTGAGCCAAAGCATCCCAATAGGATATTGTCctattacattgtctagttgTAAACAACGTGACTAATTATCATTTTTCAAAAGAGATATCGCACTAAgacactttctttattttagaCAACGCAAACAAATCTtacagtgacttattacattgtcaaaataattagttacactgtcaatgtaataagccactggtgCTTCCTTCGTCCTtttccaaatttaaaaaaaaaaactgcgtTTTTCATGATTAATTAGTTCTTAAAAGTTCACCTATTTTCTAAACATTCTAAAAATCATTTGTTGTGGACGCTCCAACCGGCATATTGCTACTTCTTGATCATCAACTTCCGGGGTGTTCTCCACATGTTCGCTCCATCCCGAAAACGTCTTTCACACTAATCACCAACATGAAACCTTAAACGAACCtcacaaaatttaaagaaatcgcTGCTCTATTTTTTCCTTGAAGATGTTGCGGCTTGGAgcagaaataaaaaagaaagagggagaagatggtgaagagagaagaaagagatattaaaaaaatccctagatgagaagagagagagagaatggacgAATACAATAGGAGTAAACGACAAAAAAATCCCTAAATGAGAGAGAAACGGGAATTGCATAATTAAATAtatcttttatttaattggtaatttggttatttaattggatatctatgtggcatgatGAGTTGTACAACCACATAGATTAGGGAAAATTagggacatatatcatttttgttaagaaaaatatattattgctcataaaagaaatatatatacacacacatacaggTTTACAGTAAgtgtgtaaaataagggtttatgtttacattattgatttgaaacatgtgagatccAAAGCAATAGGCCTcacttgtcatctcactcaTCCCCACCATTAAATACAAGCCCTTATTTTAAATtcttatgtgagaatttttctatatatatacacttgttcaaaaaaaaaagatagattTTATAAATAGCATGCTATGAAAATGTATGATTTATGATCACAGGTATGAAAAACCATTTATTAATAAAGATTCTCTCCCGTTTCGTCCAAATTGAAGGaaacaataattaatttatcaaaaataaaggaaatttaTTTGTGTTTTCCTGCTGGTGATAATTCCAATATACAGTTTTATTGCATTATTTTCTAACAATTAGACCATTATAAGTTATTATAATGATCATAATTTCCTGGTGCTTGTGGGAACGAGACTCACGTGTCCCGAGTTCACCATTTTAGGGTGAAGTTCTGTTCAATAAGATCATGTTTCGGTCTTTTTGGACGAAATCCTcatttaaaagtaaaataaaatataattgtcatatatatatatatatatatatatatatatatatttatatatgttggtTGTCTTACGAGGAACATTacagtaaaataaaatataattgtcataatttcctatatatatatatgttggttgtcttttttttttttttgaaaggcccacaggccacacacacgctaagccatgcccgaggggcatgaaggccaccactgcggatggaaaactacccaaatcccaaaccctcctggtgagaatagaaccatggacctcaaggtcctgggcagacaacctgaccaatcaGGCTATCTCTTATTCTCTATATGTTGGTTGTCTTACGAGGAACATTACAGCATGAATATTTTAGGAGAGTTTGATATTGTGTGTCCCACTAGATTCAATATTTGTATTATGAACTTTTGGCTCTCCCTCCCTCACATCAAATTACCCTTTCAATATCATCAAAGTAGATGACTTTTtccttagaaaaagaaaaagaaagtataTGACCTTTTGTTTAAAGTAGATGACTAATGGCCAACTTTGTTGCTGTAATACAGACCCTTTAATTTAAGGGCGACTATACCacttataaataacttttaGGTCACATTTACTCCTCATCCTTAATAGGAAAAAAGATTGGTTAGAGCATCAGATTATCCAAAAAAGCATTATTATTAGAGAAAGCATCCTATAAGCAACATAACATGTGCACCTGTTCTTTTATCAAGAGTACGACTAGGAACACATTCCTTTACATTTCCAGAGTTCCCTTAATTGGTTAATTGACTTGGTTTATACTACAAGCAACTCGGAGATGGTCctgaagagaagagaagagatgcTCTATGTGCACCATACTTAGCAAATTATTGGACAAGGAGGTTGTCTGTACTCTATATCACTAACTAGTTAACAAACTTTTCATCAGGCATTATTCATTTTCAACAATGTAGAAGGTATCCAACCAGTAAGTTGATGAGTGCCACCATACAGACAAACAAGAGCGGAAATCCCACCTGAACTTTTCTTACACCTGTTCCTCTCCTTAAGATTTCCTGCAGGAGAAAACAAGCCAACATCTCCGCATTAATTTATTAAGAATGAATAAGAACGGTGTTGGGTCCTCTAAAATATGAGGGGTAGTTGGGGGGAGGAAACAATTCATAAGGGGAAATGCAAATAAGATAGCACAGCAAACGCTGGTTAatacaagaagaaaattttccatACAGACAAGGGATTAGCCTGCCTTTATGACTAAGAGGTCTATAGCCAAGATACCAAAGGGAAAACGGAAAGATGAAAATGAATGGCAGACGCATGCTctaaaaatatgtatttttttaaaaaaagaactcTAAAAAAGTTGGCTCCATCTTGGACAAAATAAGCCTAAAGAAATAAATCAGGCAGATGAGGTGAAAGAAATCGGTTGTTATAATTTATGATCATCCAAGCTCCAGCAAAGTGCATTAAATTATCTGTAGTTGGCAGCTATCAGCTAAATGAGATAATGTAGAGTCTAACACTGAGATGATGTAGTGTAGTTTCTAACACTGAGATAATGCGGTGTCCGACATCAAATATGTGGCCTAGAATACAtaccaaaaacataaaactgaATAAAGATGCAAAAACTTACTAGTTCCTCTTgtaatatttttgtttcttgaatGCTTAGTCTCCTCTCATCTGTTAACTTTAAAATTGTAGCTTCAGCCTGCAAAAGAAATACACAAACTTGGTTAATATTTAAGTTGGAACTTTAAGCAGCAGCAAAGCAAATTATGCATCACCATTAAGAAGTAAGAGCATGCATAAAGCATGGAAGATTTTCAAAGTTTTACACTGCAAATGAAGTACACAAACATGGTTAACATTTCAGTTGGAACTTTTACGAAGCATGAATCACCATTAAGAACATGCATAAAGCAAGGAAATAAAAACCCTCCAACAGGAACAAATCCAAAATGAATATAACAAAACTTTGATAAAGAAATGGACTCAGTAAAATAACACCAATTAGACTGATTTTGTAGGCCAACATGTGGCCCAATAGTAGAGTTGCAAGGATGTAACCTAGATGTCActggttcaattcctggaaacaaggTCTATCCACATATTCTGTCAGGATAAGGTCTATGTACATCTTGTTTGTCCCTGACTCAACCCACTATAGGAGCCTTAtgcacaagagttgtttactttCTACCTTTGTATACTCTATGAGGAGCAGCaggaataatttaattttaagggACATCCAGGACTGGAACCACTAACAATTGGTAAAAGAACTACATCTTCTAACATCACACATAAAACTTTCACCTCAGCGTCTAAGCAATTAACTTTAAAGGGGGATGaatatgaaaatgaattttGATTAGGTCTTCTCATATTGGCTAAAAACTATGCTTATAACTTCCCTCCAAAAGAACATTTGATGggagaaataaaataatgtgtAATTGACTAATTGGCGATCATATAATGTCACAGATACAAAAGCTAACTAATTATGATGTGTAAATTATAAACAAACCACGAACTGCCTCTCCTCCCCACCCAAAATGTCTCACAGGGAGATGCACACAAACAGAAAGAACCAGCAGAGTAAAACCAGAATTCTTTCTATCCATATAATTTTGTTTACATAATTATTTAGAGTATAAATACAGGAGAGACCGACCTCATTTAATTTTGACTCAAGCTTGCTTAGTTTCAACTTCATCTCCTCAATATCTTCAGCCAAGTTAAGCTCCTCTACAATCTTTGCAGTTTTGAAATCCATAGGCATAACTGTTTTAAACTCTGCATCTATCGTTTGACTAAAGTCCATATCTTCCTTCAGTGTCTTCAACTCTGTATCACTTATTATATCTTCCTTTCCACTCAACTCAGAATCATCTGCAGACTTTAAATCTTTGATGTTAGTCACATCCTTGTTAAGCTTCAACCCTGCATCCTTTCCTACCTCCTTGTTCTCAGCATCCATTTCTGGCTTCAGCTCTGCATCCATGGATGGATTCAACTTCTCACTGTGTATTACTTTGGTCTCGACATCCCCGATGACCTGAAATAAACAAACACagtataccaataaaccaaatttcattgaattagaCATGAACATATATTAAATATCAATGCAACCGGGCAAGgataaatagagagaaaaacgagaacaaaaaaaagactTGTCTAACCAGGTGCGGTTCAGTGAGCACTTCAGGTCCACTAAGAATATGATCTTTTAATGTAAAAGCTTCGTAAACTGAACCCTGCTTCAATGTTCCATTGATTGGTGACAGTACGGGTGAATGAGGTGGGCTAACGAGGATCACCCTCAGCTTGGTCTCTTCAATATAACTGCCATCACCTTTGGCAAACTGCCAAATAACATATTAAGAGATCATGTGATGATCAGGACCAACTATAACAACAAACACCTACCAAGCTAGCTGTAATGTCTTCCTCGGTTGTCTTGTCAGGTACAACTATGCTTTGGATCAAGAACTTGTCTTTGCAGACCATATCATGAGGAGCAACCTTTTGAGCTTGCATTGTGACTGTAGTAAATCAGATGGAAATTTAAACTCAATATCAATACAGAAGCTAATTGAAGAAGACAACATGGTGCACGGAAAAAGTAATAATGACACTGATGAGAGCACAAATTGCAGTTCTGATTGGCTTTCCTCCTGCATTTACATCAAGTGATATATGCAGCTCAAAGTTTTAAGTTACCCAGACCATTTGATAGGTCGACTGTCTCACCTAAAGACCTGATAGTCTTTGGTTGATGACTACAGTCTTCAaactaaaagaaagaaagggcaaaaaaaaagaaaacatttttctgcaatattCATATCAAAAGTATAGACTGAAAATTTGTCAGGCCTTATGCCCTAGAGTTTCGGCTGCCACTTCTTCGGCTGTCTCCCAAGTCACGCGTCTCTCTCTGTGTCTCGAACTCCTTTCTTATCATGATAACGGAGAAATTATATACTGGCAATTAAGTCTTGAACTTTAGCCAATAACAGGAAGAAAACGATAATAATGTGCTTGCACACAAATGGATGCATAAAGCCATGTATGCACACAGTTGATATAAATTTAAAGAATCATTTGAAAACATACCACTAAAATCACAGGTCGACTTTGGCATGACAATTCCGACATTTGGCCGAACACAGTATTTCTTGGGAGATGTGGTTTTGACCTGCCAAATGCCATGCCTACATTAGATTGTTACTTGTTCATGATATCGAATCAATTCACAAAACAACTTATGAAACTGAATTTAAGTAAGATAATGGGTTTGTCACCTTGAAAGCAACAGTTTGATAGGTATTATTAGTAAGTCGAACTGAGCATGAACTTTGCTTCTTGAGTTCAACTACCAAAATAGATATACAGTTTGAATCCCAAATATGTTAGCTTTGAATTGTGATCAGAAAATAGATAAATAGGCATTAATAGAAGTACCCAAAAAATGTAGACATTAGAGAAAGTGTACAAATTACCTTTTCATACTACTACAAAACTATGACTAATTCTAGAGGATAGTTATAATAGTGTAGGCATTTAACAGAGAACAGGGAGACTAGCCGTCCTCTGTTTTTTATTAACTAACACAGCAGTTCTGTTAATTAACTTAATTTATCAGAGAAtataaagaagaaattaaatgagGAAATGGAAATTTCAAAGTTCTAGTAGCATTTTTTTACaaaggaaaatagaaataaaagtCTAGGTATTTTATAATTACAAAGCAAAAAGTgaggaaaaaaagaataagaaaaagcaAGATGAGATTCCCAATCCATTCAACTAGCTGGGTATTCTCGTCAACTAAAGAGGCCTTAATCAAATCTATAATGATAATGGCGTagaatcatcaaaaaaaaaatcaacatctATGACtaagagaaaagaagagaatgatACAAAATGGGTCATCAAGTAATCATGGCCTCACATAGAAAGTTTAGTTCGCGGGGCTGTATTTCCAAAAGTTGCGCACTCATGATTCTTCCTCCACAGAGTTCTCTATTTGAAAACCGATCTCCTCGCTATCCAAATCTCTTCGCTGCGAAATCAaagaagtcaacaattgagACCCACACCACCAATCCAGTCAGAAAGAAACTAGCACCCTATAATATACCAACACATAAGCATAGGATAAAACTATGACGAAAACTATTGAACCAATCGTAATCAACTTTTCATCATTGGAAACCCAAATGAAAATGCTTAGTTGCCGACGCGAATTTAGGAGAATAAAAACAATTACAGGACATAACAGAATCAACGGCGTAAATACCGAGTCTAATTTGACCTTGTTTATCTTTTTCTCAGTCGGATCAGAATCAAAACAAGCAAATCGCATTCAAAACGAAAACAATCACGTTTTAttgttcattttcaaatatCATGTTGCCTTCCTATGAATTGCATGATCTCCAAAGACTCAAAATCCCGACTCGTTTCCAACTCAGGTCATAAAAACGAGTCGATAACACCAAAAGCGGACTATCCCGGATCAAACTCGAACCCACACGAACCTCCTGATTAGACTTCAATCAACTCAAATCACCTCAGATCGCTCAAGAAAAACGCATACACAGAAACAACTCGATGAAGTAGACTCTCTATTGACTCAATTACGACTCACTTTTCACAACTCGGATCGCCAAAcagaatcaaaaaagaaaaacaacgaCGACGATCATCTCTTCCCAAGCAAACTTGACACTACTACTACACTGTCCAGAATGCCGGGCTCGCCTCTCGATGGAACAAAGAAACGACGTCGCTTGTGTAGAGAAAACGTACCCTGAATTCCTCTGTACAGAATCggaggggggagagagagaataatcaATAAAccatatatttatatgaaattCTGGTCTGTTTGGTTGGCCAGAAACACTACCTAGGTGACTCCGTGAAGAAGGAAAGTGGAATGAAAGTCAAGTTTTTATTGTGGCGTTGGTTTGGTTGGTGGATCGGATCCTTCAAAGCGGTTGTACCGGCCGGGTCACAGTTAAAACGCCGAGTTTTGGTTAGATTTGAATCATTTGACTAACTTTTCAAGCTCAAAatagataattaatttaaaaaatgataaatataaacTAATTAAGACTTTACACCTGAAGCAATCAATTACATGTCAAAAAGGGGAAATagttaaataacaaaaaaaacacatgaaaaaaTAGTCAAATCTTTACAAAAGTGAAAATAACATGGCAACAAAATATTTTATCATGGGAAAAACCATTAACCCCTAAAGATTCTAAAGGTAATTTctttaaattaaagaaaataatagtTTAATTTGTCATCATCCTAATTATTATCTTAATTATTATCACAAAAGTTTGAACAGGGTCGGCCCTAACCATTTTCATATTCAAAAGACACGACATAGTGGTATcctattgagaaaaaaaaaattacaaaatgatGCGTTACTCATATAATTTTTATCTCAAAATGATCAATAAGATTGTAAAGTAGTTCGGTTCATTCactaaattaaactaattagcttttaaaattaaatataattattgtaTTTGCTAATAAGAAACACACAATATTAAACAATAAATACCTCTACTATCCTAAGCTTTTAAAGATAATTCTTGACTTCTTgtatttgttaaaaaataatattgatgCCCTGGGCCGCTAAGCTGTGCTAATTCCATATTGCATACAAACAATGGATTACTGTCtcgaaaacaatgaaattattttCATCGCTAATATGTGCTAATTTTCATCACTAAATCGTCATTGATTTTGCGGTAATCCAAAATCTGTGGTGAAATTTGGTACGAAATGTGTCATAAATTCCGTCGTAAAATTTCAACCGTCgttgcaaattttttttgttaaactcCGTTGCAAAAATCCCTTCACtaaaaaattgttttattgTAATGTAACAATCTGACAATATCATTGCTATTTGAGAATGACAAGTATTCGTTTCGAAAAACAAATATCACCATTTCACAAATTTCTTCATATACAATATTGACATGCTCTCTCCGATCCGTACATACTCATCCACAACGTCGGTGGAGACACCATACACAAACATTTGGAACACAGACGTAATTTTCTAAAGTGGAGATAACCCCAACTTTCTAGCCGCATCCATTTTTTGCTAAAAAAATAGATAATGTGCTTCTATTGTAAACTGGATATGGAAGAATAAATCCCATCACATTCGAAATATTCTTCTAAATCAATTAAGAGGGTAAATCAAATTCGcagtaaaataatatttgaaaattgGTTCGTGCCCTTAAATAAAGTCATGATCGATGTACAATTGTGGAGTACATGATGTTGAGGCCCTCATCCTCTCCAATCTTTATAACTCTGCTTCGAATATGAGGATCTCTTC
Proteins encoded in this window:
- the LOC120001107 gene encoding vesicle-associated protein 1-2-like, whose protein sequence is MSAQLLEIQPRELNFLFELKKQSSCSVRLTNNTYQTVAFKVKTTSPKKYCVRPNVGIVMPKSTCDFSVTMQAQKVAPHDMVCKDKFLIQSIVVPDKTTEEDITASLFAKGDGSYIEETKLRVILVSPPHSPVLSPINGTLKQGSVYEAFTLKDHILSGPEVLTEPHLVIGDVETKVIHSEKLNPSMDAELKPEMDAENKEVGKDAGLKLNKDVTNIKDLKSADDSELSGKEDIISDTELKTLKEDMDFSQTIDAEFKTVMPMDFKTAKIVEELNLAEDIEEMKLKLSKLESKLNEAEATILKLTDERRLSIQETKILQEELEILRRGTGVRKVQVGFPLLFVCMVALINLLVGYLLHC